The following proteins are co-located in the Wenzhouxiangella marina genome:
- a CDS encoding ATP-dependent helicase: MSGLNDQQRAAVTHLDTPLLVLAGAGSGKTRVITEKIAWMIDRDHYGASEIAAITFTNKAAKEMRQRVGQRIKRKRAEGLTICTFHSLGWQILRADPEACERRKGMSILDQHAAGDLVRELLPSGAKNDLVYAVMNGISRYKDAGLEPGHALAQARDDNDARAAEIYRDYQQRLVSLNAVDFDDLIALPAKLLEDPVIRTRWRRRLKYLLVDEYQDTSAAQYRLLRQLVGDVGAMTAVGDDDQSIYGWRGARPENLSGLKADYPNLRVVKLEQNYRSAGKILEAANAVIACNPHEFEKKLWSQHGPGEDIRVVEYADDTDESEGIARDILTLFHGGRARWGEMAVLYRSNFQARAIELQLRENGIPYVVSGGPSWFDAREIRDGLAYLRVLANPDDNPAFMRVINTPRRGFGSTAMARLATYADAVGKSLFEAGLDELFQNELPQPAARALRGFTNVLIDFSDRLERNGIGEAYRELLDHIGYIDWLIEQDDDPKKGERRKRNLDDLAGWIERLGEDCDSTEELIARVSLAAGPDDDRNEGADLVRLMTLHAAKGLEFKHVWLAGCEEGLLPHQRSIDDDQIEEERRLMYVGITRAERALTISYCQRRKRGGEMMSCEPSRFLDEMPETVVDWPSRHGAKETSSEDAKANIAALKALLEG, translated from the coding sequence ATGTCCGGCCTCAACGATCAACAGCGCGCCGCTGTCACCCACCTCGACACCCCGCTGCTGGTGCTGGCCGGCGCGGGCTCGGGAAAGACACGCGTCATTACCGAGAAGATCGCCTGGATGATCGACCGCGATCACTACGGCGCCTCGGAAATCGCCGCCATCACCTTCACCAACAAGGCGGCGAAGGAAATGCGCCAGCGCGTCGGCCAGCGCATCAAGCGCAAGCGTGCCGAAGGCCTGACGATCTGTACCTTCCATTCCCTGGGCTGGCAGATCCTGCGCGCCGACCCGGAGGCCTGCGAGCGCCGGAAGGGGATGAGCATCCTCGACCAGCACGCTGCCGGCGACCTGGTGCGCGAACTGCTGCCGAGCGGGGCCAAGAACGATCTGGTCTACGCGGTGATGAACGGCATCAGCCGCTACAAGGACGCGGGCCTGGAACCGGGCCACGCCCTGGCCCAGGCCCGGGACGACAACGACGCCCGCGCCGCGGAAATCTACCGCGACTACCAGCAGCGCCTGGTCAGCCTGAACGCCGTCGACTTCGACGACCTGATCGCCTTGCCGGCGAAGCTCCTCGAAGACCCGGTGATCCGCACGCGCTGGCGCCGGCGTCTGAAATACCTGCTCGTCGATGAATACCAGGATACGAGTGCCGCTCAGTACCGACTGCTGCGCCAGCTGGTCGGGGACGTGGGCGCGATGACCGCCGTGGGCGATGACGATCAGTCGATCTACGGCTGGCGCGGCGCGCGACCGGAGAATCTTTCCGGGCTCAAGGCCGATTACCCGAACCTGCGCGTGGTCAAGCTGGAGCAGAACTACCGCTCCGCCGGCAAGATCCTGGAAGCGGCGAACGCCGTCATCGCCTGCAACCCGCACGAATTCGAGAAGAAGCTCTGGAGCCAGCATGGCCCGGGCGAGGACATCCGCGTGGTCGAATACGCCGACGACACGGATGAGTCCGAAGGCATCGCCCGCGACATCCTGACCCTGTTCCACGGCGGCCGGGCGCGCTGGGGCGAGATGGCGGTGCTGTATCGATCGAACTTCCAGGCCCGCGCCATCGAACTGCAGCTCCGTGAAAACGGCATCCCCTACGTGGTCTCGGGCGGGCCGAGCTGGTTCGACGCCCGCGAAATCCGCGACGGCCTGGCCTATCTCCGCGTGCTGGCCAACCCGGACGACAACCCGGCCTTCATGCGCGTGATCAATACGCCCCGCCGCGGCTTCGGCTCGACGGCCATGGCCAGGCTGGCCACCTACGCCGACGCCGTCGGCAAGAGCCTGTTCGAAGCGGGCCTGGATGAGTTGTTCCAGAACGAACTGCCGCAGCCGGCGGCGCGGGCATTGCGTGGATTCACCAACGTGCTGATCGACTTCAGCGATCGCCTCGAGCGCAACGGCATCGGCGAGGCCTATCGGGAGTTGCTGGATCACATCGGCTACATCGACTGGCTGATCGAACAGGACGACGACCCGAAGAAGGGCGAGCGCCGCAAGCGCAATCTGGATGACCTGGCTGGCTGGATCGAGCGTCTGGGCGAGGACTGCGATAGCACCGAGGAACTCATCGCGCGCGTTTCCCTCGCCGCCGGCCCCGACGACGACCGCAACGAAGGCGCCGACCTGGTGCGACTGATGACCCTGCACGCGGCCAAGGGCCTGGAGTTCAAGCACGTCTGGCTGGCCGGCTGCGAAGAAGGCCTGCTCCCGCACCAGCGCTCCATCGACGACGACCAGATCGAAGAGGAGCGCCGCCTGATGTACGTCGGCATCACCCGCGCCGAACGCGCCCTGACCATCAGCTACTGCCAGCGGCGAAAGCGCGGCGGCGAGATGATGTCCTGCGAGCCGAGCCGCTTCCTCGACGAGATGCCGGAAACGGTGGTCGATTGGCCGTCTCGGCATGGGGCGAAGGAAACCTCTAGTGAGGATGCGAAGGCGAACATAGCGGCGCTGAAAGCGCTTTTGGAGGGGTGA
- a CDS encoding ligand-binding sensor domain-containing diguanylate cyclase, whose protein sequence is MDQDEAQSARLTGWRGWRDFGLLLGSILLATIAHAQALHQGLPPTHVIEAPLEATPSFYAVAQSPEGVLFLGGSDGVLSYDGRNWTTTRMPNGRFVRSLKHDGDRRLYVGGYAQFGYIELDAAGEPVFTDLTPPLDSIVDADNLADIWKMEVTPEGVFFSALFHLFRYQPESGELDVWHHPGRLGGLIWHEEELLIQYRGSGLRRYEDGDFHPVPGGEQLLEHVVAFLPLPEGGLLTMGRDGLWRRFHRGHLTHWPAPATLPSPENFDAHLVLPDGSFALGAPDGTVHVLDPDTRVHRAFRIGSGFVSDLSLAVDGGILVQTDLETSHFLWPSSWTRLGPESGLLGRIHRMLPWQGQWLAITNAGVQRFDGRRFEATGWSSFETWDWLTLPSGQGMLADSYDLLEIDPRGDAIKRIENLYPRTLLPSPDDEQLVFVGTELGLAIVDVGESGWRLRFRQEGFTGLVEEILPAGRSELLLSVVGHGLVRARFDPDWERLLDWRVFSEAEGLNYGPDQSVSIVPVGERAWLLSTASGFFQFDGSRAQPAQPVGLPEPDPTATGFKLVRSPRGELWAFRQRELWRQREDGAWLEQDLTPMEPSIVASLSFAEDGQVLVGDQATVLQFEPDIQAIEPAPVSVRLRQVLLTDAQGETRLLPLSGQGLALPHDITSLRFDYGVPSFGRAELHRYRSRMHGYEEDFSDWGRTTRITFSQLEPGVKRFEVEALDSQGRLSRIEPYEFEILPAWYGTLWARILWVLLGLLLFLSMIHALIRWRVRRFEAESRRLSEMVEQRTAELAAANRKLENMANVDGLTGVANRRRLDEYLAEAWQRCQDRACDLAVVLIDVDHFKRYNDTHGHQAGDEALRQVADLLARHLRRNEDVVARYGGEEFMVVLPAADRERAAEVAEHLRQVIESGPLGLTASLGVASVKPGPKRSLKALIERADQALYRAKDGGRNRVEVDES, encoded by the coding sequence ATGGATCAGGACGAAGCGCAATCGGCTCGGCTGACCGGCTGGCGCGGATGGCGCGACTTCGGTCTGCTCCTCGGCTCGATCCTGCTGGCCACGATCGCCCACGCACAAGCGCTGCACCAGGGGCTGCCACCCACCCATGTCATCGAGGCCCCACTGGAGGCGACGCCGTCCTTCTATGCCGTCGCCCAGTCGCCCGAGGGCGTGTTGTTTCTCGGCGGAAGCGATGGGGTGCTGAGCTACGACGGTCGAAACTGGACCACCACCCGGATGCCGAACGGGCGCTTCGTCCGCAGCCTCAAGCACGATGGGGATCGGCGTCTCTACGTCGGCGGATACGCCCAATTCGGGTACATCGAACTCGACGCGGCGGGTGAGCCGGTCTTCACCGATCTGACCCCACCACTGGATTCGATCGTCGATGCGGACAACCTCGCCGACATCTGGAAGATGGAGGTGACGCCCGAGGGTGTGTTCTTCAGCGCCCTGTTCCATCTCTTTCGTTACCAGCCCGAAAGCGGCGAACTGGATGTCTGGCACCACCCGGGGCGACTCGGTGGCCTGATCTGGCACGAAGAGGAACTGCTGATCCAGTACCGCGGCTCGGGCCTCAGGCGCTACGAAGACGGGGACTTTCATCCGGTCCCCGGCGGCGAGCAGTTGCTCGAGCACGTGGTGGCCTTCCTGCCACTTCCCGAGGGTGGGCTGCTGACCATGGGCCGCGACGGGCTGTGGCGGCGCTTCCACCGGGGGCATCTGACCCACTGGCCGGCACCTGCCACCTTGCCGAGCCCGGAGAACTTCGATGCCCATCTTGTACTCCCGGACGGGAGCTTCGCGCTGGGTGCGCCGGACGGAACGGTCCACGTGCTGGATCCGGACACTCGCGTCCATCGTGCGTTTCGCATCGGCAGCGGTTTCGTCAGTGATCTGTCCCTGGCGGTGGACGGCGGCATCCTGGTCCAGACCGATCTGGAAACCTCCCATTTCCTATGGCCTTCATCCTGGACCCGGCTGGGACCCGAATCCGGTCTGCTGGGCAGGATTCATCGCATGCTGCCCTGGCAGGGTCAGTGGCTGGCGATCACCAATGCCGGCGTACAGCGCTTCGACGGTCGACGCTTTGAAGCGACCGGCTGGAGCAGCTTCGAAACCTGGGATTGGCTGACCCTGCCGAGCGGCCAGGGCATGCTGGCCGACTCCTACGACCTGCTCGAAATCGATCCTCGTGGCGATGCGATCAAACGAATCGAGAACCTCTACCCGAGGACCCTGCTGCCGAGCCCTGACGACGAGCAGCTGGTGTTCGTCGGCACCGAGTTGGGCCTGGCGATCGTCGATGTGGGCGAGAGCGGCTGGCGATTGCGCTTCCGGCAGGAAGGCTTCACCGGCCTGGTCGAAGAAATCCTGCCTGCCGGGCGGAGCGAACTGCTCCTGAGCGTCGTCGGCCACGGTCTCGTCCGAGCCCGATTCGACCCCGACTGGGAACGCTTGCTGGACTGGCGAGTGTTCAGCGAAGCCGAAGGGCTCAACTATGGTCCTGACCAGTCCGTTTCGATCGTGCCGGTGGGCGAACGGGCCTGGTTGCTGAGCACTGCAAGCGGTTTCTTCCAATTCGATGGATCGCGGGCCCAGCCAGCGCAGCCCGTCGGCCTGCCCGAGCCGGACCCGACCGCGACCGGCTTCAAGCTCGTTCGCTCACCACGTGGTGAACTCTGGGCGTTCCGACAGCGGGAACTCTGGCGGCAGCGCGAGGATGGCGCCTGGCTGGAGCAGGACCTGACGCCGATGGAGCCGAGCATCGTCGCCTCCCTGAGCTTCGCGGAGGACGGCCAGGTGCTGGTCGGTGACCAGGCCACGGTGCTGCAGTTCGAGCCGGACATCCAGGCCATCGAGCCGGCACCGGTCAGCGTCCGCCTGCGACAGGTGCTGCTGACCGACGCTCAGGGCGAGACACGGTTGCTGCCACTGAGCGGCCAGGGTCTGGCACTACCGCACGACATCACCAGTCTGCGCTTCGATTACGGCGTCCCCAGCTTCGGACGCGCGGAGCTGCATCGCTATCGCTCGCGCATGCACGGCTACGAAGAGGATTTTTCCGACTGGGGCCGGACCACGCGCATCACGTTCTCACAGCTCGAACCGGGCGTGAAGCGCTTCGAGGTCGAGGCCCTGGACAGTCAGGGACGGCTGTCGCGGATCGAGCCCTACGAGTTCGAGATCCTGCCGGCCTGGTACGGCACCTTGTGGGCGCGAATCCTCTGGGTGCTGCTGGGCCTGCTGCTGTTCCTGTCGATGATTCACGCCCTGATCCGCTGGCGAGTGCGTCGCTTCGAAGCCGAGAGTCGTCGCCTGAGCGAGATGGTCGAGCAGCGGACCGCCGAGCTGGCGGCGGCCAATCGAAAGCTGGAGAACATGGCCAATGTCGATGGCCTGACCGGGGTCGCCAACCGCCGTCGCCTCGACGAGTATCTGGCCGAGGCCTGGCAGCGCTGCCAGGATCGCGCCTGCGATCTGGCGGTGGTCCTGATCGACGTCGACCACTTCAAACGCTACAACGATACCCATGGCCATCAGGCAGGGGACGAAGCGCTGCGACAGGTGGCCGATCTGCTGGCCCGACATCTGCGTCGCAATGAAGACGTCGTCGCTCGCTACGGTGGTGAGGAATTCATGGTGGTGCTGCCGGCCGCCGACCGGGAACGCGCGGCCGAAGTGGCCGAGCACCTGCGCCAGGTCATCGAGTCCGGTCCGCTGGGCCTGACCGCCTCACTCGGCGTGGCCAGCGTCAAGCCCGGACCGAAGCGCAGCCTGAAGGCCCTGATCGAGCGGGCCGATCAGGCCCTGTATCGCGCCAAGGATGGCGGTCGGAATCGGGTCGAGGTGGACGAGTCCTGA
- a CDS encoding LysR family transcriptional regulator, which translates to MKLPPLKTLPVFEAVARTLSFSAAAEELHVTQSAVSHRIRQLEDDLGESLFDRHGRRVALTEEGERYLEAIAPALAQIERASQQLRGQSDTRLRLAVPSSLAVRWLIPRLPHLQRRHPDLDLTLEMLADMPVMSERLADAFITIRYRQRGYVSTPLYVERLFAVCSRQYWMQMRESLEDAGLREKGSGRSIRPEWLSRFTLLSAASVFEKPGEDWRRWFQAAETEMPPTARVQQFSHMLLAQEAARHHQGIALSNDYMLDTASDPELVRLRTHEFRTGDEFHFACKQSRAKEPGILHLSRWLERQAEASGWR; encoded by the coding sequence ATGAAGCTGCCGCCTCTTAAAACGCTTCCGGTGTTCGAAGCCGTGGCCCGGACCCTGAGCTTTTCCGCCGCGGCGGAGGAATTGCACGTCACCCAGTCGGCGGTGTCCCACCGGATTCGGCAGCTCGAGGATGACCTCGGTGAAAGCCTGTTCGATCGCCATGGCCGCCGGGTGGCCCTGACCGAAGAGGGCGAGCGCTATCTGGAGGCGATCGCACCCGCCCTGGCCCAGATCGAGCGCGCCAGCCAGCAGTTGCGAGGCCAATCGGACACCCGGCTGCGCCTGGCCGTGCCGAGCTCCCTGGCCGTGCGTTGGCTGATTCCGAGACTGCCGCATCTGCAGCGCCGCCACCCCGATCTGGATCTGACCCTGGAAATGCTGGCCGACATGCCGGTGATGTCCGAGCGCCTGGCCGATGCCTTCATCACGATTCGCTACCGCCAACGCGGCTACGTGTCGACCCCGCTCTATGTGGAGCGACTGTTCGCCGTCTGCTCGCGTCAGTACTGGATGCAGATGCGGGAATCCCTGGAAGACGCCGGTCTGAGGGAAAAGGGCAGTGGCCGTTCGATCCGGCCCGAGTGGTTGAGCCGCTTCACCCTGCTGTCGGCCGCCAGCGTCTTCGAAAAACCAGGCGAGGACTGGCGCCGCTGGTTTCAGGCCGCCGAGACGGAGATGCCGCCGACGGCCCGAGTCCAGCAGTTCTCCCACATGCTGCTTGCCCAGGAGGCGGCACGCCACCATCAGGGCATTGCCCTGTCCAACGACTACATGCTCGATACGGCCAGTGATCCCGAACTGGTCAGGCTTCGAACGCATGAATTCAGGACCGGTGACGAATTCCACTTTGCCTGCAAGCAATCGCGGGCCAAGGAACCGGGAATCCTGCATCTGTCTCGCTGGCTGGAACGGCAGGCCGAGGCCTCGGGTTGGCGCTGA
- a CDS encoding DUF192 domain-containing protein, translating to MKIRALAMLILMSSLVACQATEPYIEFNGERFFVEIADDDQERAQGLMFRDEMAADRGMLFIFSREDWRSFWMRNTRIPLDIIYLDEDMKVVSIAADTPPCRTQRCPNYPSTGPAKYVLELNAGQAARLGMGPGDQLSVGNLQLP from the coding sequence ATGAAAATTCGCGCCCTTGCCATGCTCATTCTGATGAGCAGCCTCGTCGCCTGCCAGGCGACCGAACCCTACATCGAATTCAACGGCGAGCGCTTCTTCGTGGAGATCGCCGATGACGATCAGGAGCGCGCGCAGGGTCTGATGTTCCGCGACGAGATGGCGGCGGATCGGGGGATGCTGTTCATCTTCAGCCGGGAGGACTGGCGGAGCTTCTGGATGCGCAATACGCGTATTCCCCTGGACATCATCTACCTCGACGAGGACATGAAGGTGGTCAGCATTGCCGCCGATACGCCGCCCTGTCGGACGCAGCGTTGTCCGAACTACCCGAGCACCGGGCCGGCGAAGTACGTGCTCGAGCTCAACGCGGGCCAGGCGGCGCGGCTGGGGATGGGGCCGGGAGATCAGCTGAGTGTTGGCAATTTGCAGCTGCCCTAG
- a CDS encoding thymidine kinase yields the protein MAKLYFYYSTMNAGKTTVLLQSAYNYTERGMRALLLSPAIDDRAGQGMIRSRVGIESPALAVGPKDDLFELVESELDRGQIHCVLTDESQFFTRQQIFDLTEVVDRLRIPVLAFGLRTDFQGELFEGSRYLLAWADELKELKTICHTGSKATMVVRVDEQGYAVTDGAQVEIGGNDRYVPVSRAEFKLVFYGGKRVRLFEVDQSASQGELPDL from the coding sequence ATGGCCAAACTGTATTTCTACTACTCGACCATGAACGCCGGCAAGACGACGGTCCTGCTGCAGTCGGCCTACAACTACACGGAGCGCGGCATGCGCGCCCTGCTCCTGAGTCCGGCCATCGACGACCGTGCCGGCCAGGGCATGATCCGTTCGCGAGTGGGCATCGAGTCCCCGGCCCTGGCCGTGGGTCCGAAGGACGACCTCTTCGAACTGGTCGAATCGGAGCTCGACCGCGGTCAGATCCACTGCGTGCTGACCGACGAGTCCCAGTTCTTCACCCGCCAGCAGATCTTCGATCTCACCGAGGTCGTCGACCGCCTGCGCATCCCGGTGCTGGCCTTCGGCCTGCGCACGGATTTCCAGGGCGAGCTCTTCGAGGGCAGTCGCTACCTGCTCGCCTGGGCGGACGAGCTGAAGGAACTCAAGACCATCTGTCACACGGGCTCGAAAGCCACCATGGTGGTGCGCGTCGACGAGCAGGGCTACGCGGTGACCGATGGTGCCCAGGTCGAGATCGGCGGCAACGACCGCTACGTGCCCGTCAGCCGGGCCGAGTTCAAGCTGGTCTTCTACGGGGGCAAGCGCGTGCGCTTGTTCGAGGTCGACCAATCCGCCAGCCAGGGCGAGTTGCCCGATCTCTGA